One genomic region from Shewanella aestuarii encodes:
- the ybgC gene encoding tol-pal system-associated acyl-CoA thioesterase, whose product MTFNWPISVYYEDTDAGGVVYHSNYLKFFERARTEWLKSMGISQTNLLADDIAFVVKHAELDFRQAAKFEQEFIVESSLTSLKKASLTFQQRLVDQQGECYCEATVLVACVSLSKMRPRAIPANIVQEFNSAR is encoded by the coding sequence ATGACGTTTAATTGGCCAATTTCTGTTTATTATGAAGATACAGATGCAGGTGGAGTGGTTTATCATTCCAACTATCTCAAGTTTTTCGAACGAGCAAGAACAGAGTGGCTTAAATCGATGGGGATTAGCCAAACTAATTTATTGGCTGATGACATTGCTTTTGTAGTTAAACACGCTGAATTAGATTTTCGTCAAGCTGCAAAATTTGAGCAAGAATTTATTGTTGAATCTTCTCTCACATCTTTAAAAAAAGCGTCGCTGACATTTCAGCAGCGTTTAGTCGATCAGCAAGGTGAATGTTATTGTGAAGCAACAGTCCTAGTGGCATGTGTGTCTTTATCTAAAATGCGTCCCCGAGCCATCCCAGCAAATATCGTTCAGGAGTTTAATAGTGCACGCTGA
- the purN gene encoding phosphoribosylglycinamide formyltransferase, whose product MSASCRVLVLISGNGSNLQAIIDGCDDNLNADVVGVISNKPDAYGLVRAHHNEIDTSCVIAHVGESREEYDERLSASIEKYQPDLIVLAGFMRILSDKFVRRYLGKMINIHPSLLPKYTGLHTHQRAIDAKDTEHGASVHFVIPELDAGPVILQAKVPVYPEDDVQTLAARVHEQEHAIYPLVVKWFSLGRLAMKDNQAFLDGELIGANGYAPD is encoded by the coding sequence ATGTCAGCCAGCTGCCGAGTTCTGGTATTAATTTCTGGTAATGGAAGTAATCTTCAAGCCATTATTGACGGTTGTGATGATAATTTGAATGCTGACGTTGTCGGCGTTATCAGTAATAAGCCAGATGCTTATGGCCTAGTTCGCGCTCATCATAACGAGATTGATACCAGTTGTGTTATTGCACATGTCGGTGAATCCCGTGAAGAATATGACGAGCGCCTGTCTGCTTCGATTGAAAAATATCAACCTGATTTGATTGTGCTAGCAGGCTTTATGCGCATCTTATCTGATAAATTTGTTCGTCGCTATTTAGGCAAAATGATTAATATCCACCCATCATTGTTGCCTAAGTATACTGGTTTACACACTCATCAACGTGCAATAGACGCTAAAGACACAGAGCACGGCGCAAGTGTGCACTTTGTGATCCCTGAGCTTGATGCAGGCCCGGTTATTTTACAAGCCAAAGTACCTGTATATCCAGAAGATGATGTTCAAACATTGGCTGCGCGAGTTCATGAACAGGAACATGCAATTTACCCATTGGTTGTAAAGTGGTTTAGTTTAGGCCGATTAGCCATGAAAGATAATCAAGCCTTCTTAGACGGAGAATTGATTGGCGCTAATGGCTATGCTCCTGATTAA
- a CDS encoding flagellar protein MotY, translating to MWQKLLLLSSLCISASASADLRHYVASLENSAWRIGENNPIECRLEHDIPEYGKAIFSSKAGKDTNLLFTLDMWQKPDAVTDATLISRAPSWRPGDAAKSITSLKYQKQFNGEVPKKAAWAMLNELSQGREPTFYYADWYNRDSKVAVGISAANFASKYRDFRSCLANLLPYSFDDIAFTVLNYQEGGIELTRFSKYQLKKVQEYLSYDPDVELVLVDAYTDSFGGRSINQRVSEKRADSVKDLLIASGISQDRIITEGHGEKRHVTGNDLEAERQTNRRVVIKITKPI from the coding sequence ATGTGGCAAAAATTACTTTTATTATCTAGCTTGTGTATCAGTGCGTCTGCCAGCGCTGATCTGCGCCATTATGTTGCCTCTTTAGAAAACTCGGCATGGCGAATTGGTGAAAACAACCCGATAGAGTGTCGTTTAGAACACGATATTCCTGAATACGGTAAGGCGATTTTTTCAAGTAAAGCAGGCAAAGATACCAATTTATTGTTTACTTTAGATATGTGGCAAAAACCCGATGCCGTAACCGATGCGACTTTGATTAGCCGCGCTCCATCATGGCGCCCCGGTGATGCCGCGAAATCAATTACTTCGCTAAAATATCAAAAGCAGTTCAATGGTGAAGTACCTAAAAAAGCGGCTTGGGCCATGCTAAATGAGCTAAGCCAAGGTCGTGAACCAACTTTTTATTATGCTGATTGGTATAACCGCGACAGTAAAGTGGCTGTTGGTATTTCAGCGGCAAACTTTGCTAGTAAATACCGAGATTTTCGTTCATGTTTGGCTAATTTATTACCTTATAGTTTTGATGATATTGCCTTTACCGTATTAAACTACCAAGAAGGTGGCATAGAGTTAACGCGATTTTCAAAATATCAGCTTAAAAAGGTGCAAGAATACTTATCCTACGATCCTGATGTAGAGCTAGTGCTTGTCGATGCTTATACAGACAGTTTTGGTGGGCGAAGTATCAATCAACGCGTATCTGAAAAACGCGCTGACTCAGTAAAAGATCTATTGATTGCCAGTGGCATTTCTCAGGATCGGATTATTACTGAAGGTCATGGCGAAAAGCGTCACGTAACAGGTAATGATCTAGAGGCTGAACGTCAGACTAACCGTCGTGTAGTGATAAAAATTACTAAACCCATCTAA
- the rnt gene encoding ribonuclease T — MSDICDSNKFKHRFRGYFPVVIDVETAGFNAKTDALLEIAVTMLKMDEQGYISLDKTLHYHIDPFEGANLEPEALAFNGIDPTNPLRGAVDEKSAFLEIFKEVKKAQKAADCHRSIIVAHNAAFDLGFVNQAIERNSLKRSPFHPFASFDTASLAGLAIGHTVLAKACKMAGIDFDSKEAHSALYDTERTAELFCHIVNRWKDLGGWPLATPENDQQAEEDKQDSED; from the coding sequence ATGAGTGACATTTGCGACAGCAATAAATTTAAGCATCGTTTCCGCGGTTATTTCCCGGTGGTGATAGATGTTGAAACAGCAGGCTTTAACGCTAAAACCGATGCCTTGCTTGAAATTGCAGTCACCATGTTAAAAATGGATGAACAAGGCTATATCAGCTTAGACAAAACGCTGCATTATCATATTGACCCATTTGAAGGTGCTAATCTTGAGCCTGAAGCGTTAGCTTTTAATGGCATAGATCCAACCAATCCTCTTCGAGGCGCGGTGGATGAAAAATCAGCTTTTTTAGAAATATTCAAAGAAGTTAAAAAAGCCCAAAAAGCTGCTGATTGTCATCGCAGCATTATTGTGGCTCACAATGCCGCATTCGACTTAGGCTTTGTCAATCAGGCTATCGAGCGTAACAGTCTTAAACGTTCTCCATTTCACCCTTTTGCTAGCTTTGATACTGCATCTCTTGCCGGTTTAGCCATAGGTCATACAGTACTGGCAAAAGCGTGTAAGATGGCCGGAATCGATTTTGATAGCAAAGAGGCTCATTCCGCTTTGTACGATACAGAGCGGACGGCAGAGTTATTTTGCCATATTGTTAATCGCTGGAAAGATTTAGGTGGCTGGCCACTTGCCACGCCAGAAAATGATCAACAAGCTGAAGAAGATAAACAAGACAGTGAAGACTAA
- the upp gene encoding uracil phosphoribosyltransferase, producing the protein MKVVEVKHPLIRHKVGLMREGDISTKRFRELATEVGSLLTYEATADFETEKVTINGWNGPVEVDQIKGKKVTVVPILRAGLGMMDGVLEHIPSARISVVGIYRDEETLEPVPYFEKLVSNVDERIALVVDPMLATGGSMISTIDLLKSRGCTSIKALVLVAAPEGIKALEAAHPDIELYTAAIDDCLNEQGYILPGLGDAGDKIFGTK; encoded by the coding sequence ATGAAAGTTGTTGAAGTGAAGCATCCTCTTATTCGCCATAAAGTTGGACTCATGCGCGAGGGCGATATCAGTACTAAACGTTTTCGTGAATTGGCAACCGAAGTTGGTAGTTTACTAACTTATGAAGCGACAGCAGACTTTGAAACAGAAAAAGTCACTATTAATGGTTGGAATGGCCCGGTAGAAGTTGATCAAATCAAAGGTAAAAAAGTCACTGTGGTGCCAATTTTACGTGCTGGTCTTGGTATGATGGACGGGGTACTTGAACATATTCCAAGTGCAAGAATTTCTGTGGTAGGTATTTACCGCGATGAAGAAACTTTAGAGCCTGTTCCTTATTTTGAAAAGTTAGTCAGTAACGTCGATGAGCGCATTGCGCTGGTGGTTGACCCAATGTTAGCAACCGGTGGTTCAATGATTTCAACAATTGATCTATTAAAATCACGCGGCTGCACTTCTATTAAAGCATTGGTATTAGTGGCGGCACCAGAAGGGATTAAAGCGCTAGAAGCGGCGCATCCTGATATTGAACTTTATACAGCTGCTATTGATGATTGCCTAAACGAGCAGGGTTATATTTTGCCAGGTTTGGGTGATGCGGGTGACAAGATATTTGGCACAAAATAA
- the cysB gene encoding HTH-type transcriptional regulator CysB translates to MKLQQLRYIAEVVKHNLNVSSTAENLYTSQPGISKQVRMLEDELGIQIFGRSGKHLTHVTPAGQQVIDIANDILSKVESIKKVSEEYTKPNQGELNIATTDTQARYALPQIIREFIKRYPKVNLHMHQGTPSQISEQAARGDADFAIATEGMHLYTDLIMLPCYHWNRSIVVTRDHPLAKITKPSIEDLAQYPLVTYVFGFDKASEIEKSFKRANLDPRVVFSATSADVLKTYVRLGLGVGVIASMAIDANIDKDLVAIDASHLFAHSTTKIGFRRGSFLRGYMYDFMLHFAPHLSRDVVEKAVALRDQQLIDEMFASMTLPIR, encoded by the coding sequence ATGAAGTTGCAGCAACTTAGATATATTGCCGAAGTGGTTAAACACAACCTAAATGTGTCTTCGACGGCTGAAAATTTATACACATCCCAGCCCGGGATCAGTAAACAGGTTCGGATGTTGGAGGATGAGTTAGGGATTCAAATTTTCGGTCGAAGTGGCAAGCATTTAACTCATGTGACCCCAGCAGGACAGCAGGTTATTGATATTGCTAATGATATTTTGAGTAAAGTTGAAAGCATCAAAAAGGTATCTGAAGAATATACTAAGCCCAATCAAGGCGAGTTGAATATTGCAACGACAGATACCCAAGCGCGCTATGCATTACCGCAGATTATTCGTGAGTTTATTAAGCGCTATCCAAAAGTAAACTTGCACATGCATCAAGGGACACCGAGTCAAATTAGCGAGCAGGCTGCAAGAGGTGATGCTGATTTTGCTATTGCAACTGAAGGCATGCATTTATATACCGATTTAATTATGCTGCCCTGTTATCATTGGAATCGCTCTATCGTAGTGACACGAGATCACCCTTTAGCGAAAATAACAAAACCTTCTATTGAAGATCTTGCTCAATACCCCTTAGTTACTTATGTTTTTGGTTTTGATAAGGCATCTGAAATAGAAAAATCATTCAAGCGCGCTAACTTAGACCCTCGAGTCGTATTCAGTGCCACCAGTGCCGATGTGCTTAAAACCTATGTGCGTTTAGGACTTGGGGTTGGCGTGATCGCATCAATGGCGATAGATGCCAATATTGATAAAGATTTGGTTGCAATTGATGCTAGTCATTTATTTGCTCACAGTACGACTAAAATTGGCTTTAGACGAGGCAGTTTTTTACGGGGTTATATGTATGATTTTATGCTGCACTTTGCGCCGCATTTATCGCGAGATGTGGTTGAAAAAGCCGTAGCGTTACGTGATCAACAATTGATTGATGAAATGTTTGCCAGTATGACGTTACCTATTAGGTAG
- a CDS encoding Na+/H+ antiporter family protein, with translation MNAVVIAVCLMLALSFARINVVIALTISALVAGLVGGLDITETIKAFNDGLGGGAQIALSYALLGAFAAALSHSGLTTLISNSIIKKLGKEPNSTNTQVVRWMILVAILAMAISSQNILPIHIAFIPILIPPLLHVLSSLKIDRRLVACLLTFGLVTTYMILPIGFGGIFLNDILLANLNSNGLEAVQSQIPTAMLLPAFGMVTGLLIAMFISYRKPREYQIIEQEKQVGENTPTINGKSIVISLVAIVATLVVQLKTDSMIFGALTGFIIFRFSGIIKQHVGQDLFNQGVHMMANIGFIMIAAAGFAAVVKSTGEVTTLVASLSDFIGDNKALAAILMLIVGLLITMGIGSSFSTIPIIATIYVPLALSFGFSVPATIALVGTAAALGDAGSPASDSTLGPTAGLNADGQHDHIRDSVIPTFIHYNIPLLVFGWLAAMVL, from the coding sequence ATGAATGCTGTTGTGATTGCGGTGTGCCTAATGCTCGCATTAAGTTTTGCCCGAATTAATGTTGTTATTGCCTTAACCATTAGTGCTTTAGTTGCTGGTTTAGTCGGTGGCTTAGATATAACTGAAACCATCAAAGCGTTTAATGATGGCTTAGGTGGAGGCGCTCAAATTGCCCTAAGTTACGCATTATTAGGTGCGTTTGCTGCAGCCTTATCACACTCAGGGCTAACAACACTAATATCAAACTCAATTATCAAAAAGTTGGGTAAAGAACCAAATAGCACCAATACTCAAGTTGTTAGATGGATGATATTAGTTGCAATTTTGGCAATGGCAATTTCATCACAAAATATTTTACCGATTCATATCGCGTTTATTCCGATCCTTATCCCACCTTTATTACATGTTTTATCATCGTTAAAAATTGATCGACGTTTAGTCGCTTGTTTATTAACGTTTGGGTTAGTGACAACTTATATGATTTTGCCAATTGGCTTTGGCGGCATCTTTTTAAATGACATCTTATTGGCCAACTTAAACAGTAATGGCCTAGAGGCTGTCCAATCACAAATACCAACCGCAATGCTACTCCCTGCTTTTGGCATGGTAACTGGGTTATTGATTGCCATGTTTATTAGTTATCGTAAGCCGCGTGAATATCAAATTATTGAACAAGAAAAACAAGTTGGCGAAAACACGCCAACCATAAATGGTAAGAGTATTGTTATTTCTCTAGTTGCCATTGTGGCAACATTAGTTGTGCAATTAAAAACAGACTCTATGATTTTTGGTGCATTGACAGGTTTTATTATTTTCCGTTTTTCGGGCATTATTAAACAACATGTTGGCCAAGATTTATTTAATCAAGGCGTACACATGATGGCCAATATTGGCTTTATTATGATTGCAGCAGCAGGTTTTGCAGCGGTGGTTAAATCAACAGGAGAAGTCACCACCCTTGTTGCCTCGCTCAGTGATTTTATTGGTGATAATAAAGCACTCGCTGCCATATTAATGTTGATTGTCGGATTATTGATCACCATGGGTATTGGCTCTTCCTTCTCTACCATCCCAATTATTGCCACTATTTATGTCCCGTTAGCATTAAGCTTTGGATTTTCAGTACCTGCTACTATCGCATTAGTTGGAACTGCCGCAGCATTAGGCGATGCAGGCTCACCGGCTTCTGATTCCACCTTAGGTCCAACCGCAGGCTTAAATGCCGATGGCCAGCACGACCATATTCGTGACAGTGTGATCCCGACCTTTATTCACTACAACATTCCACTGCTAGTTTTTGGTTGGTTAGCCGCTATGGTACTTTAG
- the tolR gene encoding protein TolR, whose protein sequence is MYQRKRRRPVAEINVVPYIDVMLVLLIIFMVTAPIVSQGVKVELPQGKAEPLPAESKPPIVASIDAAGEYYLNVGTGSNSEPLDLEEISIQVGAMIQLEPERPVVVKADRSIAYESVIQLMVSLQHAGVPAVGLMTDSPKEK, encoded by the coding sequence ATGTACCAGCGTAAGCGTCGCCGTCCCGTTGCCGAAATTAACGTTGTCCCTTATATCGACGTAATGTTGGTATTGCTGATCATTTTTATGGTCACCGCTCCAATTGTTTCTCAGGGCGTTAAGGTTGAATTGCCTCAAGGTAAGGCCGAGCCATTGCCCGCAGAAAGTAAACCACCAATTGTTGCTTCTATTGATGCAGCAGGCGAGTACTATTTAAATGTTGGAACTGGCTCAAATAGTGAACCGCTTGATTTAGAAGAAATTAGTATTCAAGTCGGTGCAATGATCCAGCTTGAGCCCGAGCGTCCGGTGGTGGTTAAAGCTGATAGAAGTATTGCTTATGAAAGCGTTATTCAATTAATGGTTAGTCTGCAGCATGCCGGTGTGCCTGCTGTAGGATTAATGACTGATTCACCCAAGGAGAAGTAG
- a CDS encoding peroxiredoxin codes for MSVLVGRPAPDFTAAAVLGSGEIVDSFNLATAIKGKPAVIFFYPLDFTFVCPSELIAFDHRMEEFTKRGVEVIGVSIDSQFTHNAWRNTPVDKGGIGQVKYTLVADVKHEICKAYDVEHPEAGVAFRGSFLVDKEGQVRHQVVNDLPLGRNVDEMIRMIDALQFHEEHGEVCPAGWSKGDEGMTASTEGVAAYLKDNSDKL; via the coding sequence ATGAGCGTATTAGTAGGCCGTCCAGCCCCTGATTTTACAGCAGCTGCAGTATTAGGTTCAGGTGAAATTGTAGATAGTTTCAACCTTGCAACAGCAATTAAAGGTAAGCCAGCTGTTATCTTTTTCTATCCTTTAGATTTTACTTTCGTATGTCCATCAGAGCTTATTGCTTTTGATCACCGTATGGAAGAGTTCACCAAACGTGGTGTAGAAGTAATTGGTGTGTCAATTGACTCGCAGTTCACTCACAATGCATGGCGTAACACCCCTGTAGATAAAGGTGGTATTGGCCAAGTTAAGTACACTTTGGTTGCTGACGTAAAACACGAAATTTGTAAAGCTTATGATGTTGAGCATCCAGAAGCTGGTGTTGCTTTCCGTGGTTCATTCTTAGTAGACAAAGAAGGCCAAGTACGTCACCAAGTGGTTAACGATTTACCATTAGGCCGTAATGTTGATGAAATGATCCGTATGATTGACGCACTTCAATTCCATGAAGAGCACGGTGAAGTTTGTCCGGCTGGTTGGTCAAAAGGCGATGAAGGTATGACTGCAAGCACTGAAGGTGTTGCTGCTTACTTAAAAGACAATTCTGACAAACTATAA
- the purM gene encoding phosphoribosylformylglycinamidine cyclo-ligase yields the protein MSTPTPLSYKDAGVDIDAGNALVNNIKSAVKRTRRPEVMGNLGGFGALCELPTKYKHPVLVSGTDGVGTKLRLAIDYKKHDTVGIDLVAMCVNDLIVSGAEPLFFLDYYATGKLDVETATSVVSGIAEGCVQSGCALIGGETAEMPGMYEGEDYDLAGFCVGVAEKADIIDGTKVKAGDSLIALASSGPHSNGYSLIRKVLEVSQADPQLDLAGKPLINHLLEPTKIYVKPLLKLLEQTEVHAMAHITGGGFWENIPRVLPDNCKAVVKGDSWEWPVVFDWLMENGNIAKREMFLTFNCGVGMVIALPSDKVDAALELLKAEGENAWLIGEIASRQADEEQVEII from the coding sequence GTGAGCACTCCAACACCTTTAAGCTACAAAGATGCCGGCGTTGATATCGATGCAGGTAATGCGCTAGTAAACAACATTAAATCTGCGGTTAAACGCACTCGTCGTCCCGAAGTTATGGGCAATTTAGGCGGTTTTGGCGCACTGTGCGAATTACCAACTAAATATAAACACCCAGTATTAGTTTCTGGTACTGATGGTGTGGGTACCAAACTTAGACTTGCCATTGACTACAAAAAGCATGACACAGTAGGTATTGATTTAGTCGCTATGTGTGTTAACGACTTAATTGTATCGGGCGCTGAGCCATTATTCTTTTTAGATTATTATGCAACTGGCAAATTAGATGTTGAAACTGCAACATCCGTTGTGAGTGGGATTGCAGAAGGTTGTGTTCAATCTGGTTGTGCATTAATTGGTGGTGAAACCGCTGAAATGCCAGGTATGTATGAAGGCGAAGATTACGATTTAGCAGGCTTCTGTGTTGGTGTCGCTGAAAAAGCTGACATCATTGATGGCACAAAAGTGAAAGCGGGTGATTCACTCATTGCATTAGCATCAAGCGGCCCTCATTCAAATGGTTATTCACTTATTCGTAAAGTATTAGAAGTAAGTCAAGCGGATCCTCAACTCGATCTTGCTGGCAAGCCACTTATTAATCACTTACTTGAGCCAACAAAAATTTATGTTAAGCCATTACTAAAACTACTAGAACAAACAGAAGTTCATGCAATGGCACATATCACGGGTGGTGGATTCTGGGAAAATATCCCACGCGTTCTACCTGATAATTGTAAAGCGGTTGTCAAAGGCGACTCTTGGGAATGGCCAGTAGTATTCGACTGGTTAATGGAGAATGGCAACATTGCTAAACGCGAAATGTTCCTAACCTTTAACTGTGGTGTCGGCATGGTGATTGCCTTACCTTCAGACAAGGTTGATGCTGCACTTGAATTATTAAAAGCTGAAGGCGAAAATGCTTGGTTAATCGGTGAAATTGCTTCTCGTCAAGCAGACGAAGAACAAGTGGAGATTATCTAA
- the tolQ gene encoding protein TolQ, with protein sequence MHAEISFIGLFLEASVLVKLVMLTLLGLSIVSWAVIIQRRKMLNMAKIKSARFEDTFWSGVDLNRLYKELTARGDSNTGLEAMFVAGFKEYSRLIKVNSKSPDAVMDGTSRAMRVSLSREMEKLENNLPLLATIGSTSPYIGLFGTVWGIMNSFIALGAVENATLAMVAPGIAEALIATAMGLFAAIPAVIGYNRFVTQVEKLEIAYANFMEEFSNILQRQAYSDKEAV encoded by the coding sequence GTGCACGCTGAAATTTCATTTATTGGCCTATTTCTAGAAGCCAGTGTGTTAGTCAAATTAGTTATGCTTACCTTGCTGGGGCTTTCTATTGTTTCATGGGCGGTTATCATCCAGCGCAGAAAAATGTTAAACATGGCAAAAATTAAGTCTGCACGTTTTGAAGATACTTTTTGGTCTGGGGTTGATTTAAATCGCCTATATAAAGAATTAACGGCAAGGGGAGACTCTAACACTGGTCTTGAGGCCATGTTTGTTGCAGGATTTAAAGAATATTCTCGCTTGATAAAAGTAAATAGTAAGTCACCTGACGCGGTTATGGATGGTACATCTCGTGCTATGCGTGTGAGTTTATCTCGCGAGATGGAAAAGCTTGAAAATAACTTACCCTTATTAGCAACAATTGGCTCAACCAGTCCTTATATTGGTCTGTTTGGAACTGTTTGGGGGATTATGAACTCATTCATTGCTCTTGGTGCTGTTGAAAACGCCACATTAGCCATGGTTGCCCCTGGTATTGCAGAGGCCTTGATTGCAACTGCAATGGGTTTATTTGCCGCTATTCCTGCGGTCATAGGCTATAACCGCTTTGTTACACAAGTTGAAAAGTTAGAAATAGCCTATGCCAATTTTATGGAAGAGTTTTCAAATATTTTGCAACGTCAAGCCTACAGCGATAAGGAAGCTGTGTAA
- the tolA gene encoding cell envelope integrity protein TolA, with product MADQANLKIPLGISAGIHIGAIIILALGISFEDKPKPVPSAPSAPAIKAVVVDQQQIAQHVEKLKKQKQDAENKEKARQAELEKQANQARKAREQEQQRLKNLEIERKQKELETQKANEAAKAAKIKQQQEKELADKAEAARKQKEQEKLLAEQAAAKAAEKRKLEEAAAKKAEEERKQKAEAERKRKAEAEAKARQEQEMADALAAEQAALSQTRNRQVMSEVDRFTAMIRATIQRNLVVDESMRGKSCRVFIRLAQDGFVTSSQTLDGDQVVCRAAKAAINKAGRLPVSTEADVYNKLKEINLTVSPEFN from the coding sequence GTGGCTGATCAAGCTAATTTAAAAATACCATTAGGCATTTCTGCAGGTATTCATATTGGTGCGATTATTATTCTTGCATTAGGTATCAGTTTTGAAGACAAGCCTAAGCCGGTGCCATCAGCTCCAAGTGCGCCTGCGATAAAGGCGGTTGTTGTGGACCAGCAGCAAATTGCACAGCACGTTGAAAAGCTTAAGAAGCAAAAACAAGATGCTGAAAATAAAGAAAAAGCACGCCAAGCAGAATTAGAAAAACAAGCTAATCAAGCACGTAAAGCGCGTGAGCAAGAACAGCAACGTCTAAAGAATTTGGAAATTGAGCGTAAGCAAAAAGAACTGGAAACCCAAAAAGCCAATGAAGCAGCTAAAGCAGCTAAAATAAAGCAGCAGCAAGAAAAAGAGTTAGCGGATAAAGCTGAAGCAGCGCGTAAGCAAAAAGAACAGGAAAAACTGTTAGCTGAACAAGCTGCTGCTAAAGCTGCTGAAAAACGTAAGCTAGAAGAAGCCGCGGCCAAAAAAGCAGAAGAAGAGCGTAAACAAAAAGCGGAGGCTGAACGTAAACGCAAAGCCGAAGCGGAAGCCAAAGCACGCCAGGAACAAGAAATGGCCGACGCTTTAGCCGCAGAGCAAGCCGCTTTGTCACAAACCAGAAACAGACAAGTGATGTCAGAAGTTGATCGTTTTACTGCGATGATCAGAGCCACGATTCAACGAAATTTAGTTGTCGATGAATCAATGCGCGGAAAGAGTTGTCGGGTATTTATTCGCTTAGCACAAGATGGTTTTGTAACGTCAAGTCAAACCCTTGATGGCGATCAAGTAGTATGCCGAGCAGCAAAAGCTGCGATTAATAAAGCTGGTCGTTTACCTGTATCGACTGAAGCTGATGTATATAACAAGTTAAAAGAAATTAACTTAACGGTTTCGCCTGAATTTAATTAA